In one Candidatus Thermoplasmatota archaeon genomic region, the following are encoded:
- a CDS encoding DNRLRE domain-containing protein translates to MKGDLKRTYANQSSSVSNARLTCLVFLLLASSFMALTDDSLSDPALVDNSDGTATATWAFQNPANYTFQNLSFGAGNVTLEVLPFQFVDTSQADFQQGSTFLNVDLVSVPGNITLNDTAAAGTPGSFDIGVDYGNGKDAYITAAGGGNKNYGASVELNVESSEPERILIQFDLSAIGALNLITHAEIRLNLEWAASANPVNVSAHQVTASWVEGTGDGNPTNGVTWDSRDGVTSWVTPGGDFNATAEFVLTDVTNQTINHLWDITALVDDWMTGTRTNYGAILMAEDQPYLESRKVFNSKEWGSPGRRPRLRVDYVTTEGGYANGSFVSRVMDGQSQVNWGNISWNSSQPSQTNLSLHTRSGDCAGSWSSWSPAYLSPLGSQITSLSDMCLQYKVEMETYNTTKTPVLEEVRIDYWKYASEGILETEDFAPASWVSWEDFDALYNGPLDSNVTFSYSTDSGMSWTPVNTGESLQSVLSPSIRFMANLTTMDTASTPTLFNMTITYSFSGALDHIHMSLATWTGTADDVIDLDAIGHDPFHNVVTFAQYWSTTDPTGAVDASGVYNPGTAGTWRVYCNNSDDTISNYTTVNVLPGAASGIGIDPWDPGTLTTDDMLFLNVSAYDSEGNLVGPILANWSVAGGVGTITPGPNSSAVFDPTQPGIGTITANDGLGHTNTTNMIQVVVGSRFRVGIEPWSPGTLTADESVNLAAYEYDADGNMIGPANVTWAVNGGIGTIPAGPSETSLFEATTVGTGTVSIDDGLGHTNTTDWMTVVAGALDTIQVQPDPAVIEHLEYMDFTATGYDLDGNLVAIVDSVWETNAGTVTYSLIQNATLRAQDTSLLDGWIRITATLQSNVTGTANVSVVVTNVDPAIQGTVPDQLKTEDYGSWSLDLSAFASDPQDPLSDLTWFFTDHDPSLTTISGDNVIGNHLITLTTVPDAYGSDELTIWLRDKDGHTDGQTLYVNITSVNDRPTIESITPFTLHYDVAYTYYFYDYVSDVETAKEDLTLTCTDADHVSFDGLWGTFTYPEEYLDLSPQYPRIAVHDEDGGEMFTLLAITVSEDYVPVLTTQLPDITLYEGEEVINYFDLDDYFDDPDADSLFYTTGNIQVDITINEDHTVDFKAPVDWSGQEIVTFRAIDPENARAEDIVLVTVLPVNDPPTISGVPDLVVHYDDIASPLINYTFDLMPYVHDVDNDTSDLLITTNDPTHIFIYGSQTTVMYIYYPVSLSGQTFAVRITVSDGLEEAFQDINITVLDNLSPEVASPIPDFIFFEDNGLSDAFTIDDHFLDPDGDELTYTSLSSNVIVSIDNSTLVVDFSSVQDWFGVEYVTFRATDTFGGIREQTIKVDVLPVNDAPVILPIADLVLMKGQTYTLDLTEYIHDVDNSFSELTILVSGDYAETPSIAGYMLLFAYSDEGTDYIRLEVSDGSLTTYATIRVSIIGPPPPSIWDQIYWPWSIITIILAGLILAIFSRWFFARIDIDETFLIHRSGTLISHSVMEKETYVDEDIFSSMFTVIQEFIRDSFREIEDVPVRRIDFGDQKILIEKGEQVYLAIVYSGHETRRNMRPLKEALEEIERTYADELKDWSGFLAGFAGVERILRKHLGEFDPTNDIEAEDGGEGPFEIEKALDLDEADGSGHQEGGSK, encoded by the coding sequence GTGAAGGGCGATCTCAAACGAACGTATGCAAATCAATCATCGAGCGTAAGCAACGCGAGACTGACGTGTCTGGTCTTCTTGCTACTCGCTTCCAGTTTCATGGCCCTGACAGACGACTCTTTGTCCGATCCCGCCTTGGTGGACAACAGTGACGGGACAGCGACGGCCACATGGGCCTTCCAGAATCCCGCCAACTACACCTTCCAGAACCTGAGCTTCGGCGCCGGCAACGTCACGCTCGAGGTCCTGCCGTTCCAATTCGTCGACACCAGCCAGGCGGACTTCCAGCAAGGGTCGACATTCCTGAACGTGGATCTGGTATCTGTTCCCGGGAATATCACGTTGAACGACACGGCTGCCGCTGGCACGCCCGGATCCTTCGATATCGGGGTCGACTATGGAAATGGAAAGGACGCTTACATCACCGCCGCGGGCGGAGGCAACAAGAACTACGGGGCCTCCGTGGAGTTGAATGTGGAATCCTCTGAGCCAGAGAGGATTCTCATTCAGTTTGACCTTAGCGCAATCGGGGCTCTCAACCTGATTACTCACGCGGAAATACGGTTAAACCTCGAATGGGCGGCCAGCGCCAATCCCGTTAACGTCTCGGCGCACCAGGTGACCGCTTCATGGGTTGAGGGAACGGGCGACGGAAATCCGACCAACGGTGTCACATGGGATAGTCGGGACGGAGTCACCAGCTGGGTCACGCCAGGCGGTGACTTCAATGCCACAGCCGAATTCGTTTTGACCGACGTAACGAACCAGACGATCAATCATCTGTGGGACATAACAGCGCTTGTAGATGACTGGATGACCGGCACGAGGACGAACTACGGCGCAATCCTCATGGCGGAGGACCAGCCTTACTTGGAGAGCAGGAAGGTATTCAACAGCAAGGAATGGGGTTCACCTGGCAGGCGTCCAAGACTCAGAGTCGACTACGTGACGACAGAGGGAGGATACGCCAACGGCTCGTTCGTCTCGAGAGTGATGGACGGGCAGTCCCAAGTCAACTGGGGGAACATCAGCTGGAACTCCAGTCAGCCCAGCCAGACGAACCTGTCGTTGCACACTCGTTCAGGCGATTGCGCCGGGAGCTGGAGCAGCTGGTCTCCCGCCTACCTGTCGCCCCTCGGTTCTCAGATCACTTCGCTATCCGACATGTGCCTGCAGTACAAGGTCGAGATGGAGACGTACAACACGACCAAGACGCCTGTCCTGGAGGAAGTCAGGATCGACTACTGGAAGTACGCATCTGAGGGAATCCTGGAGACCGAGGACTTTGCTCCCGCCAGTTGGGTCAGCTGGGAGGACTTCGACGCTCTCTACAACGGGCCTCTCGACTCCAACGTGACATTCTCCTATTCCACTGATTCCGGCATGTCCTGGACCCCTGTCAATACTGGAGAGAGTCTGCAATCTGTCCTCTCGCCGTCGATCAGGTTCATGGCCAACCTCACGACGATGGACACGGCATCGACGCCGACGCTCTTCAACATGACGATTACCTACTCCTTCTCCGGAGCCCTGGACCACATTCACATGTCTCTCGCTACATGGACTGGCACTGCCGATGATGTCATCGACCTCGATGCCATTGGACATGACCCTTTCCACAATGTGGTGACGTTCGCTCAGTACTGGTCTACAACGGACCCAACCGGTGCCGTCGACGCTAGTGGTGTCTACAATCCAGGGACCGCAGGAACCTGGCGCGTCTACTGCAACAACTCGGACGACACGATATCCAACTACACGACCGTCAACGTCCTTCCTGGGGCGGCTTCCGGAATAGGGATAGACCCGTGGGATCCAGGCACTCTCACGACCGACGACATGCTGTTCCTCAACGTGAGCGCATACGATTCCGAGGGCAATCTCGTGGGACCCATTCTCGCCAATTGGTCGGTGGCGGGGGGCGTAGGAACGATAACCCCTGGTCCCAACTCCTCAGCGGTCTTCGATCCGACACAGCCTGGCATCGGAACGATCACAGCGAATGACGGCCTCGGACACACGAACACGACGAATATGATACAAGTAGTGGTAGGTTCGAGATTCCGCGTTGGCATTGAACCATGGAGCCCTGGAACGCTGACGGCGGACGAAAGCGTGAACCTCGCAGCATACGAGTACGATGCCGACGGGAACATGATAGGTCCCGCCAACGTCACTTGGGCGGTCAACGGAGGCATCGGAACCATTCCCGCAGGACCTTCTGAAACATCTCTATTCGAGGCGACGACGGTCGGAACAGGAACGGTCTCGATCGATGATGGCCTCGGACACACGAACACGACGGACTGGATGACAGTAGTGGCGGGCGCCTTGGACACGATCCAGGTGCAGCCGGACCCAGCGGTCATCGAGCACCTAGAATACATGGATTTCACCGCCACGGGCTACGACTTGGATGGAAACCTCGTGGCGATAGTGGATTCGGTTTGGGAGACGAACGCGGGTACCGTGACATACTCATTGATCCAGAACGCCACGCTCAGGGCACAGGACACATCACTGCTCGACGGCTGGATCAGGATCACCGCCACGCTCCAGAGCAATGTTACCGGCACCGCGAACGTTTCCGTCGTCGTGACCAACGTCGATCCAGCGATACAGGGAACCGTACCAGATCAGCTCAAGACTGAGGACTACGGCAGCTGGAGCCTCGACCTCTCCGCGTTCGCGAGCGATCCTCAGGACCCTCTCTCCGACCTCACGTGGTTCTTCACGGACCATGATCCCTCGCTGACGACGATCAGCGGAGACAATGTCATCGGGAACCACCTGATAACGCTCACCACAGTCCCGGACGCTTACGGTAGCGACGAGCTCACGATATGGCTGAGGGACAAGGATGGCCATACAGACGGCCAGACCCTTTACGTCAACATAACATCCGTGAACGATAGGCCCACAATCGAGAGCATTACTCCCTTCACGCTACACTACGACGTCGCCTACACCTACTACTTCTACGACTACGTCTCGGATGTTGAAACCGCGAAGGAGGACCTCACGCTGACTTGCACCGACGCCGACCACGTATCCTTCGACGGGCTGTGGGGGACATTCACCTACCCCGAGGAGTACCTCGACCTCTCCCCCCAGTATCCAAGAATAGCGGTCCACGACGAGGACGGAGGGGAGATGTTTACGCTGCTGGCGATCACGGTATCGGAGGATTACGTGCCGGTTCTGACGACGCAGCTGCCGGACATCACCCTCTACGAGGGCGAGGAGGTGATAAACTACTTCGACCTGGACGACTACTTCGATGACCCGGACGCGGACAGCCTCTTCTACACGACCGGGAACATCCAGGTCGACATCACGATCAACGAGGACCACACGGTGGACTTCAAGGCCCCCGTGGACTGGTCTGGACAGGAGATCGTGACCTTCAGGGCGATCGATCCCGAGAACGCCAGAGCAGAGGACATCGTCCTTGTGACGGTCCTCCCCGTCAACGACCCGCCGACGATCTCGGGCGTCCCGGACCTCGTGGTCCATTATGATGACATCGCCAGCCCCCTGATCAACTACACGTTCGACCTGATGCCCTACGTCCACGACGTGGACAACGACACGTCCGATCTCCTGATAACCACCAACGATCCCACTCACATATTCATCTATGGCAGCCAGACGACTGTCATGTACATCTACTACCCAGTAAGCCTGAGCGGGCAGACCTTCGCTGTCCGGATCACCGTGAGCGACGGCTTGGAGGAAGCGTTCCAGGACATCAACATAACTGTGCTCGACAACCTGTCGCCAGAGGTCGCCTCTCCCATCCCTGACTTCATCTTCTTCGAGGACAATGGACTCTCGGACGCGTTCACGATCGACGATCACTTCCTCGATCCGGACGGAGATGAGCTCACATATACCAGCCTCTCTTCGAACGTCATCGTGTCCATCGATAACTCAACTCTCGTCGTCGACTTCTCTTCCGTTCAGGACTGGTTCGGTGTGGAGTATGTGACCTTCCGAGCGACCGACACGTTCGGCGGGATAAGGGAGCAGACGATAAAGGTGGACGTCCTCCCGGTCAACGACGCGCCCGTGATACTGCCCATCGCGGACCTGGTCCTGATGAAGGGCCAGACCTACACTCTGGACCTGACGGAGTATATCCACGACGTCGACAACAGCTTCTCGGAGCTGACGATCCTCGTGTCGGGCGACTACGCGGAGACGCCCTCCATCGCCGGGTACATGCTCCTGTTCGCCTATTCGGACGAGGGCACCGATTACATCCGCCTCGAGGTGAGCGATGGTTCATTAACGACCTATGCCACTATCCGGGTCAGCATCATCGGTCCGCCACCGCCCTCCATCTGGGACCAGATATACTGGCCGTGGTCCATAATCACGATCATCCTTGCGGGCCTGATACTCGCGATATTCTCGAGATGGTTCTTCGCCAGGATTGACATCGACGAGACGTTCCTGATCCACAGGAGTGGCACCCTCATCAGCCATTCCGTGATGGAGAAGGAGACCTACGTCGACGAGGACATCTTCTCGAGCATGTTCACCGTGATCCAGGAGTTCATACGGGACTCGTTCCGAGAGATAGAGGACGTACCCGTGAGGAGGATAGACTTCGGGGACCAGAAGATTCTGATCGAGAAGGGCGAACAGGTGTACCTTGCCATCGTCTACAGCGGGCACGAGACGAGAAGGAACATGCGGCCTCTGAAGGAAGCCTTGGAGGAAATCGAGAGGACATATGCCGACGAGCTGAAGGACTGGAGCGGATTCCTAGCGGGATTCGCGGGAGTGGAACGGATCCTCAGAAAGCATCTGGGGGAGTTCGACCCCACAAACGACATCGAGGCCGAGGACGGCGGAGAAGGCCCCTTCGAGATTGAGAAGGCGCTGGATCTCGACGAGGCGGATGGCAGCGGCCATCAGGAGGGAGGGTCGAAATGA
- the pheT gene encoding phenylalanine--tRNA ligase subunit beta — MPVITLDYGDLISLIGQDVPMDELLERIPMLGASLEGVEGNEMSVEFFPNRPDLYSVEGVARALRGFLNFEKGLAHYPTEDSGIDFIVDKSVTDVRPYAVGGVVRDVEMTDELVKSLMDMQEKLHLTMGRKRRKVSVGVHDIDNVAPPFTYMGVPPEERTFFPLQGTREMNMAEILREHPKGVDYAYILEGKDRFPLIVDKNDEVLSFPPIINGIATTVTEETTNLFLDVTGLDYEAVHTTLVIVATALAERGGKLQTVNLHTPEGDSITPDLTPKTRVLNRVYANKLIGVDLSPEETVDCLERMRFACNVTGEDIEVQIPAYRNDILHPADLVEDVAIAYGYERIEPQTPRATTTGSLIRFNEACNSLRNLMIGYGYTEASTLSLVGADSQEEGVEHVKLMHPITTEQSTLRTSLLPSLMTLLQANRHHELPQRFFEAGDVVIEAKNVRKLAGVSIHAKAGFTEVKSLVQSLLRDLGHEMSIEPRKDGLFIRGRAASVVKGGEDIGKFGEMTPDVIDEYELSYPVVGFELDLPSLLAD, encoded by the coding sequence ATGCCAGTCATCACGCTAGATTACGGTGACCTCATCTCGCTCATCGGCCAGGATGTCCCGATGGACGAGCTCCTGGAGAGAATCCCGATGCTCGGAGCCTCCCTGGAGGGAGTGGAAGGCAACGAGATGAGCGTGGAGTTCTTCCCGAACAGGCCTGACCTCTATTCGGTCGAAGGGGTCGCCAGAGCCCTCAGGGGGTTTCTGAACTTCGAGAAGGGGCTCGCCCATTATCCAACGGAGGACTCGGGGATCGACTTCATAGTCGACAAGAGCGTGACGGATGTCCGCCCGTACGCCGTTGGAGGCGTCGTGAGGGACGTGGAGATGACGGACGAGCTCGTGAAGTCCCTGATGGACATGCAGGAGAAGCTTCACCTCACGATGGGCAGGAAGAGGAGAAAGGTCTCGGTCGGCGTTCATGACATAGACAATGTGGCTCCGCCCTTCACATACATGGGCGTTCCGCCGGAGGAGAGGACGTTCTTCCCGCTCCAGGGCACGCGGGAGATGAACATGGCCGAGATCCTGCGCGAGCATCCGAAGGGCGTCGACTACGCGTACATCCTCGAGGGGAAGGATAGGTTCCCGCTCATAGTCGACAAGAATGACGAGGTGCTCTCGTTCCCGCCGATCATCAACGGGATCGCGACGACAGTCACGGAGGAGACCACGAACCTCTTCCTCGACGTCACGGGTCTGGACTACGAGGCCGTCCACACGACGCTCGTGATCGTGGCGACCGCACTGGCCGAAAGAGGCGGGAAGCTCCAGACGGTCAATCTTCACACGCCGGAGGGCGACAGTATCACACCTGACCTGACCCCAAAGACGAGGGTCCTGAACAGGGTTTACGCGAACAAGCTCATAGGGGTCGACCTCAGCCCGGAAGAGACGGTGGACTGCCTCGAAAGGATGAGGTTCGCCTGCAACGTCACGGGTGAGGACATCGAGGTCCAGATACCCGCCTACAGGAACGACATCCTCCACCCCGCGGACCTCGTGGAGGACGTGGCCATTGCGTACGGATATGAGAGAATCGAACCGCAGACGCCGAGGGCGACGACGACGGGGAGCCTGATACGGTTCAACGAGGCCTGCAACTCGCTGCGCAACCTGATGATAGGATACGGCTACACGGAGGCGAGCACGCTCAGCCTGGTCGGCGCCGACTCCCAAGAGGAGGGTGTCGAGCACGTGAAGCTGATGCATCCCATAACGACGGAGCAGTCGACACTGAGAACGTCCCTCCTTCCCTCCCTGATGACTCTCCTGCAGGCGAACAGGCATCACGAGCTCCCGCAGAGGTTCTTCGAGGCGGGGGACGTCGTCATAGAAGCCAAGAACGTGAGGAAACTAGCGGGCGTGTCGATCCACGCGAAGGCGGGCTTCACCGAGGTCAAGTCCCTCGTCCAAAGCCTCCTTCGCGACCTGGGGCACGAGATGAGTATCGAACCGCGAAAGGACGGCCTGTTCATCAGGGGCCGGGCAGCGTCCGTGGTCAAAGGAGGAGAGGATATCGGCAAGTTCGGTGAGATGACCCCTGACGTGATCGATGAGTACGAGCTGAGCTACCCGGTCGTTGGCTTCGAGCTCGACCTTCCCTCGCTGTTGGCCGACTGA
- the asnA gene encoding aspartate--ammonia ligase produces MATLSRVVKDNKEMSAMTDKKADLAGPGIGDYAELEKILPQDYSPLLTPKETQKAIFAMKSYIEEGLCKELNLMMVSVPLIVDVKSGVNDDLDRDGSRSPIQFHISNDYDKNPIDAQIVQAATKWKRVALKQFDMQVGEGICTDMHAVRKDYFLDHDHSAYVDQWDWEMVISDEHRNLAFLTDIVEKIWKVLKGAETRVQEMFPQLVTDKYPSLPEKLKFLHAEEILERYPDLPRKQRETEILQDFPAVFIYGIGWPLEDGYPHEMRAADYDDWVTETVSKDGKPMHGLNGDILVWNPVTKRRHELTSMGIRVNPETLRQQLEMSGQLDFLELPYHQGILNGELPLSVGGGIGQSRTYMLLLKMAHLGEVSVSVWPKILKDMCAKKQIFVLE; encoded by the coding sequence ATGGCCACGCTGTCCAGAGTGGTCAAAGACAACAAGGAGATGAGTGCGATGACAGACAAGAAAGCGGACCTCGCCGGTCCCGGCATAGGAGACTACGCCGAGCTAGAGAAGATCCTGCCGCAGGACTACAGTCCTCTGCTGACACCGAAGGAGACGCAGAAGGCCATTTTCGCGATGAAGAGCTACATCGAGGAGGGGCTGTGCAAGGAGCTCAACCTGATGATGGTCTCGGTCCCGCTCATCGTGGACGTCAAGAGTGGTGTGAACGACGACTTGGACCGTGACGGCTCGCGGTCCCCGATACAGTTCCACATCTCCAACGACTATGACAAGAACCCGATTGATGCTCAGATAGTGCAGGCGGCGACGAAATGGAAGCGCGTCGCGCTGAAGCAGTTCGACATGCAGGTCGGCGAGGGCATCTGCACGGACATGCACGCGGTGCGGAAGGACTACTTCCTCGACCACGACCACAGCGCCTACGTGGACCAGTGGGACTGGGAGATGGTGATCTCCGACGAGCACCGGAACCTGGCGTTCCTGACGGACATCGTGGAGAAGATCTGGAAGGTCCTCAAGGGCGCTGAGACGCGCGTCCAGGAGATGTTCCCGCAGCTGGTGACGGACAAGTATCCCAGCCTGCCCGAGAAGCTCAAGTTCCTGCATGCCGAGGAGATCCTCGAGAGATATCCTGACCTCCCGCGAAAGCAGCGCGAGACGGAGATCCTGCAGGATTTCCCCGCCGTGTTCATCTACGGCATCGGCTGGCCGCTCGAGGACGGCTATCCGCACGAGATGAGGGCCGCGGACTACGACGACTGGGTCACGGAGACCGTGTCCAAGGACGGGAAACCCATGCATGGGCTGAACGGAGACATACTCGTCTGGAACCCCGTGACAAAGCGGAGGCACGAGCTGACATCCATGGGGATCCGCGTGAACCCGGAGACGCTCAGGCAGCAGCTGGAGATGTCCGGACAGCTGGACTTCTTGGAGCTTCCATACCATCAGGGGATACTGAACGGCGAGCTCCCGCTAAGCGTCGGCGGCGGGATAGGACAGTCCCGTACGTATATGCTCCTGCTCAAGATGGCGCATCTGGGAGAAGTGAGCGTCAGCGTCTGGCCGAAGATACTGAAGGACATGTGCGCGAAGAAGCAGATTTTCGTTCTTGAATGA
- a CDS encoding radical SAM protein, whose amino-acid sequence MKVRVATGTAIHLGLRKGKLPSRPTTAHLLTPGKCTFDCAYCTKARSSASNPDFMCRITWPAHSEPHVWDALEETSSAFTRICIQVVNGPGCFETAKRWAREAKSRCDLPVSVEARVNRPSDVAELLREGADCVGLPLDVASERLHPVLRGGRLDEALELTLSSADSFPGRVSTHIIVGLGETDEEMVDVSRRVLEKDIPLALFAFTPCKGTRLENIDPPSLKRFRKIQLATHLIAEDASTRLEYDRAGGLILPSIEDDDLISMMGEALLTRGCEGCNRPFYNERPGCTPYNYPETLTEEQIAEEMRVIRS is encoded by the coding sequence ATGAAGGTCAGAGTAGCCACAGGAACCGCAATCCACCTCGGGCTGAGGAAGGGCAAGCTGCCATCCAGACCAACGACGGCCCATCTCCTGACGCCTGGCAAGTGCACCTTCGATTGCGCATACTGCACCAAGGCAAGATCCAGCGCTTCGAACCCTGATTTCATGTGCAGGATCACATGGCCCGCTCATTCGGAACCGCACGTGTGGGACGCGCTTGAGGAGACGTCATCAGCCTTCACGAGGATTTGCATCCAGGTCGTCAACGGCCCGGGCTGCTTCGAGACCGCGAAGAGATGGGCCCGAGAGGCCAAGAGCCGGTGCGACCTTCCCGTGAGCGTTGAAGCGCGGGTGAACAGACCGAGCGACGTGGCGGAACTGCTGAGAGAGGGCGCCGACTGCGTAGGCCTGCCGCTCGATGTCGCGTCCGAGAGACTGCATCCGGTCCTGAGGGGAGGCCGACTCGATGAGGCTCTGGAGCTGACACTGTCATCCGCAGATTCCTTTCCGGGAAGGGTAAGTACGCACATCATCGTGGGTCTGGGAGAGACCGACGAGGAGATGGTCGATGTCTCCCGGAGAGTGTTGGAGAAGGACATACCGCTCGCCCTGTTCGCTTTCACACCGTGCAAGGGAACCAGGCTGGAGAACATAGACCCGCCGAGCCTCAAGCGGTTCAGGAAGATACAGCTGGCAACCCACCTCATCGCGGAGGACGCCAGCACGAGGTTGGAGTACGATCGAGCAGGAGGACTGATCCTGCCTTCCATCGAGGATGACGACCTCATCAGCATGATGGGCGAAGCTCTTCTCACGCGGGGATGCGAGGGGTGCAACAGGCCCTTCTACAATGAGAGACCTGGATGCACGCCGTACAACTACCCAGAGACCCTCACGGAAGAACAGATTGCGGAGGAGATGCGGGTGATACGGAGTTGA
- a CDS encoding lipoate--protein ligase family protein, translating to MTRTRDVDTETGKPIWRLLETGHADAFHNMALDEAILEAGRDGRVRPTLRLYGWSPPAVSIGYFQRLDEEVHTQTCEDLGIDVVRRITGGGAVLHDKEVTYSVIASETDDSIPRGMLESYKLICAGIIEGLRSLGIEAGLSGNDIVVGSEKVSGNAQNRRWGAILQHGSIFLDADYETMFSVLNVAKEQMNRGNTCMVRGRMTSLRELSGKGPDFRTVSSHLAKGFEKALGIEFSSAEPAKEETERAESLARTKYSTPEWNGRR from the coding sequence TTGACGCGGACCCGAGACGTAGACACGGAGACAGGCAAGCCGATTTGGAGGCTTCTAGAGACCGGTCATGCGGACGCTTTCCACAACATGGCCCTGGACGAGGCCATCTTGGAGGCAGGAAGGGACGGCAGGGTTCGGCCCACGCTACGACTGTACGGCTGGAGCCCACCGGCGGTCTCGATCGGGTACTTCCAGAGGCTCGATGAGGAGGTTCACACTCAGACGTGCGAGGACCTGGGAATCGACGTCGTGAGGCGCATCACCGGCGGCGGGGCGGTCCTCCACGACAAGGAGGTCACCTATTCCGTCATCGCTTCCGAGACGGATGATTCAATACCCAGAGGTATGCTGGAGTCTTACAAGCTGATATGTGCGGGCATAATCGAGGGTCTCAGGAGCCTCGGAATCGAGGCGGGCCTTTCCGGTAACGATATTGTCGTTGGCTCGGAGAAGGTCTCGGGAAACGCCCAGAACAGAAGGTGGGGGGCCATCCTGCAGCACGGGTCAATATTCCTCGACGCGGACTACGAGACCATGTTCAGCGTCCTGAACGTCGCAAAGGAACAAATGAATAGGGGAAACACGTGTATGGTGAGAGGGAGGATGACTTCCCTGCGGGAACTGAGCGGCAAAGGGCCGGATTTCCGGACGGTCTCCAGCCACTTGGCAAAGGGATTCGAGAAGGCCCTGGGGATCGAGTTCTCGAGCGCGGAGCCCGCGAAGGAGGAAACCGAGAGGGCGGAGAGCCTGGCCCGCACGAAGTACTCCACACCGGAGTGGAACGGGAGAAGATGA
- a CDS encoding flavin reductase family protein codes for MLDRHDRELEGFYHYCPAVAMIVTVSRGPEKDAMAAAWHSPISFDPPLYGVSVSPKRHTYQMIMDAKEFGVNFVPFEVAELVAQVGGCSGRDVDKFERFKIEEVDPLETSAPIIRDSYAAYECRLFASNSHGDHEWFVGEIVAAHADSSAFAEDGVIDVQKAVPTLYLGLDRYLKIESSETIELDRRRLADLRR; via the coding sequence ATGTTGGACAGGCATGATAGGGAACTGGAAGGTTTCTACCACTACTGCCCGGCGGTGGCTATGATCGTGACCGTCAGCAGGGGACCGGAGAAGGACGCCATGGCGGCGGCTTGGCACTCGCCCATATCGTTCGATCCTCCACTGTACGGAGTGTCGGTCTCACCGAAGCGGCACACGTATCAGATGATTATGGACGCCAAGGAGTTCGGTGTCAACTTCGTGCCCTTCGAGGTCGCGGAGCTCGTTGCGCAAGTGGGCGGTTGCAGCGGGAGGGATGTGGACAAGTTCGAGCGATTCAAGATTGAGGAGGTCGATCCGTTGGAGACCTCGGCTCCCATCATACGGGACTCCTACGCGGCCTACGAATGCCGGCTCTTTGCCAGCAACTCTCACGGTGATCACGAATGGTTTGTCGGAGAGATCGTCGCGGCGCACGCAGATTCCTCGGCCTTCGCAGAGGACGGTGTCATCGACGTGCAGAAGGCGGTGCCCACTCTGTATCTGGGCCTGGATCGCTATCTCAAGATTGAGTCGTCCGAGACCATCGAGCTTGATAGAAGAAGGCTAGCCGATCTGCGCCGATAG